One window from the genome of Sesamum indicum cultivar Zhongzhi No. 13 linkage group LG15, S_indicum_v1.0, whole genome shotgun sequence encodes:
- the LOC105177166 gene encoding uncharacterized protein LOC105177166 isoform X3 has protein sequence MGDEKDAFYVVRKGDAVGVYKSISDLQSVLRSSVNDPSVSVFKGYGLSREAEEYLSSHGLKNAIYSIDASDVQDDLFGQLITCPFREPNSSKEKSASKNHSDKRPQDVIGSASFPANSQLKHAKLDNFLQVPPISSYCLDFPFHVQCSCILEFDGASKGNPGQAGAGAVLRAADGSMVFRLREGVGIATNNVAEYRGAILGLKYALQKGFKHIRVQGDSKLVCMQVQGLWRTKTQNMTELCKVAKELKDQFMSFQICHVERWLCSR, from the exons ATGGGGGATGAAAAGGATGCTTTTTATGTTGTGCGGAAGGGGGATGCAGTTGGAGTGTATAAAAGCATAAGTGATCTTCAATCTGTTCTTCGATCTTCT GTAAATGATCCTTCTGTAAGTGTGTTTAAAGGGTATGGTTTGTCTAGAGAAGCTGAGGAATATCTCTCGTCTCATGGACTTAAGAACGCTATTTATTCTATTGATGCCAGCGATGTGCAAGATGATCTTTTTGGCCAACTTATCACTTGCCCCTTTCGG GAACCTAATTCTTCTAAAGAGAAATCAGCTAGCAAGAACCATTCGGACAAAAGGCCACAG GATGTTATTGGATCAGCTTCATTTCCAGCCAATTCTCAGCTAAAGCATGCCAAATTAGATAATTTCCTCCAAGTTCCTCCAATTTCTTCTTATTGT CTTGACTTCCCATTTCATGTACAGTGTTCGTGTATTCTCGAGTTTGATGGTGCTTCAAAGGGCAATCCTGGACAAGCTGGTGCAGGGGCTGTGCTGCGGGCAGCAGATGGAAGCATG GTGTTTCGATTGCGTGAAGGTGTTGGTATTGCAACCAATAATGTTGCTGAATACCGAGGTGCCATTTTGGGATTAAAATATGCTCTTCAGAAAGGGTTCAAACATATACGCGTTCAAGGAGACTCTAAACTTGTTTGCATGCAG GTTCAGGGTCTATGGAGAACCAAAACACAGAACATGACTGAATTATGTAAGGTGGCTAAAGAGCTCAAGGATCAGTTTATGTCTTTCCAGATATGCCATGTTGAAAGA TGGTTGTGCAGCCGGTGA
- the LOC105177165 gene encoding xyloglucan glycosyltransferase 4: protein MAPNTVVVTLEKAENISLIELNDPTAGSIFQEKQKAASPKQFTWVLLLKAHRVLACIPWLAVSLWTVFGSIRKRIASSDPNEEDPRYRGRLYRFIKAFLAVSVMALVIEIFAYFNKWDLSMVNPWEVQNLVQWSYMAWLNFRADYVAPVIVTLSRFCIVLFMIQSLDRLVQCLGCFWIKCKKLKPVVEGEPYDIEDGSSFPMVLVQIPMCNEKEVYEQSIAAACQLDWPKDRFLVQILDDSSDELLQHLIRDEVMSWKEKGANIVYRHRFIRTGYKAGNLKSAMACDYVKDYEFVAIFDADFQPNPDFLKLTIPHFKGKPDVGLVQARWSFVNKDENLLTRLQNINLCFHFEVEQQVNGLFLNFFGFNGTAGVWRIKALEDSGGWLERTTVEDMDIAVRAHLNGWKFVFLNDVKVLCELPESYEAYKKQQHRWHSGPMQLFRLCLPAILTSKISAWKKANLIFLFFLLRKLILPFYSFTLFCIILPLTMFIPEAELPSWVICHVPIVMSILNILPAPKSFPFLMPYLLFENTMSVTKFNAMISGLFQLGSAYEWVVTKKTGRASESDLLSLAERETKTLNEEKIQRRLSESGLEMLGKLNEQKEQRAPVVKKRNRIYRKELALAFLLLTAAARSLLSAQGIHFYYLLFQGLSFLVMGLDLIGEQVN from the exons ATGGCGCCCAACACTGTGGTGGTCACACTTGAGAAGGCTGAGAACATCTCTCTGATAGAGCTGAATGATCCAACTGCTGGATCCATATTCCAGGAGAAGCAAAAGGCTGCAAGCCCCAAGCAGTTCACTTGGGTTCTTCTCCTGAAAGCGCACAGAGTTTTAGCCTGCATTCCATGGCTGGCAGTGAGTTTGTGGACGGTTTTCGGGTCCATCAGGAAACGCATTGCTTCGTCGGATCCAAACGAGGAGGACCCCAGATACAGGGGGAGATTGTACAGGTTTATAAAAGCATTTCTTGCTGTTTCGGTGATGGCCCTGGTGATAGAAATCTTtgcttattttaataaatgggATTTGAGCATGGTGAATCCATGGGAGGTCCAGAATCTGGTGCAGTGGTCCTATATGGCTTGGCTGAATTTCAGGGCGGACTATGTTGCCCCGGTCATTGTCACACTTTCCAGGTTCTGTATTGTGCTTTTCATGATTCAGTCGCTGGATCGGCTCGTTCAGTGTCTCGGGTGTTTCTGGATTAAGTGCAAGAAGTTGAAGCCTGTCGTCGAGGGGGAGCCCTACGACATTGAGGATGGATCAAGTTTCCCCATGGTTCTTGTTCAGATTCCAATGTGCAATGAGAAAGAG GTATACGAGCAATCAATTGCTGCTGCTTGCCAGCTAGATTGGCCCAAGGACAGGTTTCTAGTTCAAATCTTGGATGATTCGAGTGACGAACTTTTACAGCATTTGATAAGGGATGAAGTCATGTCCTGGAAAGAGAAAGGGGCCAACATAGTCTATAGGCATCGCTTTATCCGAACTGGTTACAAAGCTGGCAACCTTAAATCAGCCATGGCTTGTGACTATGTCAAGGACTACGAATTTGTTGCGATATTTGATGCAGACTTCCAACCCAATCCTGATTTCCTTAAGTTGACAATACCTCATTTCAAG GGAAAACCCGATGTAGGACTCGTGCAGGCACGCTGGTCATTCGTGAACAAGGATGAAAATTTACTTACCCGACTCCAGAACATTAATTTATGCTTCCATTTTGAGGTAGAACAGCAAGTAAATGGTCTTTTCCTCAATTTCTTCGGGTTCAATGGGACTGCTGGTGTCTGGAGGATCAAGGCCTTAGAGGATTCTGGCGGCTGGCTCGAAAGGACAACAGTAGAGGATATGGACATAGCCGTTCGTGCCCACTTAAATGGCTGgaaatttgttttcctcaaTGATGTTAAGGTTCTTTGTGAGTTACCAGAATCATATGAAGCATACAAGAAGCAGCAACATCGTTGGCATTCGGGCCCGATGCAGCTATTCAGGTTGTGCCTCCCTGCTATCTTAACATCCAAG ATATCAGCCTGGAAGAAGGCAAATTTGATATTCCTATTCTTTCTCCTAAGGAAACTCATACTTCCCTTTTACTCATTCACACTATTCTGCATCATTCTCCCATTGACTATGTTCATTCCAGAAGCTGAACTTCCATCATGGGTGATCTGTCACGTGCCGATTGTGATGTCGATTCTAAACATCCTACCAGCACCAAAATCCTTCCCATTCCTCATGCCATACCTACTCTTTGAAAACACCATGTCTGTAACAAAGTTCAACGCAATGATCTCAGGGCTATTTCAACTGGGAAGCGCCTACGAATGGGTCGTAACCAAGAAAACCGGCAGGGCGTCAGAATCGGACCTGCTAAGCCTTGCAGAGAGGGAAACGAAAACACTGAACGAAGAGAAGATTCAGAGAAGGCTTTCTGAATCCGGTCTAGAAATGCTAGGCAAACTAAACGAGCAGAAGGAGCAAAGGGCGCCTGTCGTAAAGAAGAGAAACAGAATTTACAGGAAGGAACTGGCACTCGCGTTTCTTCTGCTCACTGCTGCTGCAAGAAGCCTGCTATCAGCACAAGGGATTCATTTCTATTACTTGCTGTTTCAGGGGCTGTCCTTCTTAGTAATGGGGTTAGATTTAATTGGGGAGCAGGTGAACTGA
- the LOC105177162 gene encoding protein ALTERED XYLOGLUCAN 4-like (The sequence of the model RefSeq protein was modified relative to this genomic sequence to represent the inferred CDS: added 8 bases not found in genome assembly), whose product MKSASKCRELIKKDRFRSLANTASLFFYLSTLTLTILFCSHLLYHPTNTKYTPNTHIHQFTQTTSIQPRLPDSENCDLFKGQWIRDATGSLYTNHSCTTIPFLRNCFLHGRKDTDFLQWRWKPDECQLPRFSPDTFLTTLQDKTMAFIGDSIARNQMESLLCLLSTVETPKAVEKDAEDRFTTWEFPKHNFTLMAMWSQFLVASTERVINGSATGGFDLHLDKVDSKWSEKLPSIDYAIFSDAHWFFRQNYLYEGGNLIGCVYCQGPNVTDLGPGLAIRKAFRAAFKAINDCKNCRKIISFLRTYSPSHFENGTWNTGGGCNRTVPIGRDEVQKGGPDWDYRKIQMEEVETARNAGEKSGKKFEILDVTEMMSMRVDGHPGVYWGNRWMKGYSDCIHWCLPGPIDVWNELLLELIKRQIKTEAGL is encoded by the exons AGCATCAAAATGCAGAGAACTGATCAAGAAGGACAGATTTCGCTCCCTTGCTAATACagcttctcttttcttctacTTATCAACTCTAACTCTCACTATCCTTTTCTGTTCCCACCTCCTTTACCATCCCACGAACACCAAATACACACctaacacacacatacatcaATTCACTCAAACCACCTCCATCCAACCCAGATTACCAG ATAGCGAAAACTGCGATTTATTCAAGGGGCAATGGATTCGAGACGCCACAGGTTCTTTATACACAAACCACAGCTGCACAACAATTCCATTCTTGCGAAACTGTTTCCTCCACGGCCGAAAAGACACCGACTTTCTTCAATGGAGATGGAAACCAGACGAATGTCAACTCCCGCGTTTCAGCCCCGACACCTTCCTCACTACTCTTCAAGACAAGACAATGGCCTTCATAGGCGATTCCATCGCCCGGAATCAGATGGAATCGCTTCTCTGTCTCCTGTCAACG GTGGAAACTCCAAAAGCAGTAGAGAAGGATGCAGAAGACCGATTCACGACATGGGAATTCCCGAAACATAATTTCACGCTAATGGCCATGTGGTCGCAGTTCCTCGTTGCCTCTACCGAGCGAGTAATCAATGGCTCCGCCACCGGCGGCTTCGACTTGCACCTTGATAAAGTTGATTCCAAGTGGTCGGAAAAACTGCCCTCCATCGACTACGCAATTTTCTCCGACGCCCACTGGTTTTTCCGGCAGAACTATTTATATGAGGGTGGCAACCTCATCGGCTGCGTCTACTGCCAGGGGCCAAATGTGACGGATCTCGGGCCAGGCTTGGCGATTAGGAAAGCATTTCGGGCTGCATTTAAGGCGATCAATGACTGCAAGAACTGCAGGAAGATTATCTCTTTCTTGAGGACGTATTCACCTTCTCATTTCGAGAATGGGACGTGGAACACTGGAGGGGGGTGTAATAGGACAGTGCCCATTGGAAGGGATGAGGTTCAGAAGGGCGGGCCTGATTGGGATTACAGGAAAATTCAGATGGAGGAAGTCGAAACAGCGAGAAACGCCGGGGAGAAAAGTGggaaaaagtttgaaattctTGATGTTACAGAGATGATGTCGATGAGGGTGGATGGACACCCTGGTGTATATTGGGGTAACAGATGGATGAAGGGGTATAGTGATTGTATACATTGGTGCCTACCGGGCCCGATCGATGTGTGGAACGAACTTCTGTTGGAGTTGATTAAGAGACAGATTAAAACAGAGGCAGGGTTATGA
- the LOC105177163 gene encoding oral cancer-overexpressed protein 1 homolog: protein MDSTVDIFESSLNLEETHFKEGFDEGYGDGLISGKQEGEQVGLKTGFEVGEELGFYRGCVDVWNSAIRVDPNFVSARIQKSIKQMDDMLQKYPMSEPENESVSDIMDSLRLKFRAICASLNVKLEYSGYPRASDGGKIEF from the coding sequence ATGGACTCCACTGTAGACATCTTCGAATCCTCTTTAAATTTGGAAGAAACCCACTTCAAAGAAGGGTTTGATGAGGGCTATGGAGACGGGCTGATCTCAGGAAAACAGGAGGGCGAACAAGTGGGCCTGAAAACCGGGTTCGAAGTGGGCGAGGAATTGGGCTTCTACAGGGGCTGCGTCGATGTTTGGAACTCCGCAATTCGGGTCGACCCGAATTTTGTCTCCGCCAGAATCCAGAAATCAATCAAGCAGATGGATGACATGCTTCAGAAGTACCCGATGTCTGAGCCGGAGAACGAGTCTGTTTCCGATATAATGGATTCATTGAGGCTTAAGTTTAGGGCTATTTGTGCTAGTTTGAATGTCAAATTGGAGTATAGTGGCTACCCAAGGGCATCTGATGGTGGAAAGATCGAATTTTGA
- the LOC105177166 gene encoding uncharacterized protein LOC105177166 isoform X2 has product MGDEKDAFYVVRKGDAVGVYKSISDLQSVLRSSVNDPSVSVFKGYGLSREAEEYLSSHGLKNAIYSIDASDVQDDLFGQLITCPFREPNSSKEKSASKNHSDKRPQDVIGSASFPANSQLKHAKLDNFLQVPPISSYCCSCILEFDGASKGNPGQAGAGAVLRAADGSMVFRLREGVGIATNNVAEYRGAILGLKYALQKGFKHIRVQGDSKLVCMQVQGLWRTKTQNMTELCKVAKELKDQFMSFQICHVERDYNTEADAQANLGIHLKTGEIQVECDMK; this is encoded by the exons ATGGGGGATGAAAAGGATGCTTTTTATGTTGTGCGGAAGGGGGATGCAGTTGGAGTGTATAAAAGCATAAGTGATCTTCAATCTGTTCTTCGATCTTCT GTAAATGATCCTTCTGTAAGTGTGTTTAAAGGGTATGGTTTGTCTAGAGAAGCTGAGGAATATCTCTCGTCTCATGGACTTAAGAACGCTATTTATTCTATTGATGCCAGCGATGTGCAAGATGATCTTTTTGGCCAACTTATCACTTGCCCCTTTCGG GAACCTAATTCTTCTAAAGAGAAATCAGCTAGCAAGAACCATTCGGACAAAAGGCCACAG GATGTTATTGGATCAGCTTCATTTCCAGCCAATTCTCAGCTAAAGCATGCCAAATTAGATAATTTCCTCCAAGTTCCTCCAATTTCTTCTTATTGT TGTTCGTGTATTCTCGAGTTTGATGGTGCTTCAAAGGGCAATCCTGGACAAGCTGGTGCAGGGGCTGTGCTGCGGGCAGCAGATGGAAGCATG GTGTTTCGATTGCGTGAAGGTGTTGGTATTGCAACCAATAATGTTGCTGAATACCGAGGTGCCATTTTGGGATTAAAATATGCTCTTCAGAAAGGGTTCAAACATATACGCGTTCAAGGAGACTCTAAACTTGTTTGCATGCAG GTTCAGGGTCTATGGAGAACCAAAACACAGAACATGACTGAATTATGTAAGGTGGCTAAAGAGCTCAAGGATCAGTTTATGTCTTTCCAGATATGCCATGTTGAAAGA GATTACAACACTGAAGCTGATGCCCAAGCAAACTTAGGAATACATCTAAAAA CCGGTGAAATTCAAGTGGAATGTGACATGAAATAA
- the LOC105177167 gene encoding uncharacterized protein LOC105177167 has translation MASVSAFSLSRPTSPVRSFSYPSSAFSLLHSQFPCIKFQSPFFKSSAISCISSNKHSFLRPTKVRAVAEEEETASPPASAVPDQPVSVAVSPSDVLTMFFQAEGTMADSALPAVTKALEEIEGITDLKVQVLEGIASVELTKQTTVQATGVASNLVEIIQGSGFKLQTLNLSFQDEEDFS, from the exons ATGGCTTCCGTCTCCGCATTCTCACTATCCAGACCCACTTCTCCTGTTCGTTCCTTTTCTTATCCGTCATCTGCTTTTTCCCTGCTTCACTCCCAATTCCCTTGCATTAAATTTCAGAGCCCATTTTTCAAGAGTTCCGCCATTTCTTGCATTTCATCCAATAAGCATAGTTTCTTAAGGCCCACAAAAGTAAGGGCAGTTgcggaggaagaagaaacagCGTCTCCACCAGCCTCCGCCGTCCCCGATCAACCTGTTTCTGTTGCGGTCTCGCCGTCTGATGTTCTTACCATGTTTTTTCAG GCAGAAGGGACAATGGCCGACTCAGCTCTTCCGGCTGTTACCAAGGCTTTGGAG GAAATTGAAGGCATCACAGATCTCAAAGTACAAGTACTTGAGGGTATAGCAAGCGTGGAG tTAACAAAGCAAACAACTGTGCAAGCTACAGGGGTGGCGTCAAATTTGGTTGAGATAATACAAGGGTCTGGTTTCAAGCTGCAAACTTTGAATTTGAGCTTCCAGGATGAAGAAGATTTCAGCTAG
- the LOC105177161 gene encoding WAT1-related protein At3g28050-like, whose translation MGRGGGGGDERRYCYRQVFPFTAIVTMECANVGLNTLFKLATLHGMSRHVFLVYAYAIAALLLLPAPFFSRRSRVLPSFNFVILLKIFLLAVVGYTSQIMGYTGINYGSPTLASAMSNLSPAFTFLLAVIFRMEKLALSSKSSRAKVVGTVVSISGAFVVTFYKGPSISSSSSTPVSLHQTVHSSQSNWMIGSLFLAVEYVLVAVWYIIQTHIMKGYPAESTVVFFYTACVSILAAVVGFFAEEDSSKWRIRPSVALASVLCSGIFGCCLNNIVHTWALHLRGPVYVTMFKPLSIAIAAAMGVIILGDTLYLGGIIGATIIAIGFYTVMWGKTKEELVELDIDTADLESSSAQKFPPLLQSYRADVTQKSSVLFLHACNISVILFHRLSHRLCFCFLYLNKACFFSLRFSYVFCTFVS comes from the exons ATGGGAAGaggcggaggaggaggagatgaGAGGAGGTACTGCTACAGACAAGTGTTCCCCTTCACCGCCATAGTGACCATGGAGTGCGCCAACGTCGGCCTCAACACTCTTTTCAAGCTCGCCACCCTCCACGGCATGAGCCGTCATGTCTTCCTCGTCTACGCCTACGCCATAGCCGCCCTTCTTCTACTCCCCGCCCCTTTCTTCTCCCGCCG ATCGCGGGTGCTTCCCTCGTTCAATTTCGTCATACTGCTCAAGATTTTTCTCCTGGCAGTGGTGGG GTATACATCACAGATAATGGGGTATACAGGGATCAACTACGGTTCTCCGACGCTTGCTTCAGCCATGAGCAACCTGTCTCCCGCTTTCACTTTCCTCCTGGCAGTCATCTTCAG GATGGAAAAGCTAGCATTATCAAGCAAAAGCAGCCGGGCTAAAGTCGTCGGCACCGTGGTCTCAATATCGGGAGCTTTTGTGGTAACATTTTACAAAGGTCCGAGCATTAGTTCATCTTCCTCCACTCCCGTCTCACTGCATCAAACAGTTCATTCATCGCAATCAAACTGGATGATCGGCAGTCTGTTTCTCGCTGTCGAATATGTTCTAGTGGCAGTATGGTATATTATTCAG ACGCATATTATGAAAGGATACCCAGCGGAATCGACTGTGGTCTTCTTCTACACTGCTTGTGTGAGCATTCTGGCTGCTGTTGTGGGATTTTTCGCAGAAGAAGACTCCAGTAAATGGAGAATCAGGCCTAGTGTTGCTCTGGCCTCTGTCTTATGCTCG GGAATTTTTGGGTGTTGCCTGAACAACATTGTTCACACATGGGCCTTGCACTTGAGGGGGCCTGTGTATGTGACTATGTTTAAGCCACTGTCAATCGCCATAGCCGCGGCCATGGGAGTTATTATCCTCGGTGATACTCTCTATCTCGGAGG CATAATTGGAGCAACAATAATAGCCATTGGCTTCTACACGGTGATGTGGGGCAAAACGAAAGAGGAGTTGGTTGAACTTGACATTGATACAGCCGACTTGGAGTCATCATCAGCCCAAAAGTTTCCTCCCTTGTTGCAAAGTTACAGAGCAGATGTGACTCAGAAGAG CTCAGTCCTCTTCCTCCATGCCTGCAACATCAGCGTCATCCTCTTCCACAGACTCAGCCACAGACTCTGTTTCTGTTTCCTTTACTTGAATAAAGCGTGTTTCTTCTCCTTACGTTTTTCTTATGTGTTTTGCACCTTTGTTAGCTAG
- the LOC105177166 gene encoding uncharacterized protein LOC105177166 isoform X1, translated as MGDEKDAFYVVRKGDAVGVYKSISDLQSVLRSSVNDPSVSVFKGYGLSREAEEYLSSHGLKNAIYSIDASDVQDDLFGQLITCPFREPNSSKEKSASKNHSDKRPQDVIGSASFPANSQLKHAKLDNFLQVPPISSYCLDFPFHVQCSCILEFDGASKGNPGQAGAGAVLRAADGSMVFRLREGVGIATNNVAEYRGAILGLKYALQKGFKHIRVQGDSKLVCMQVQGLWRTKTQNMTELCKVAKELKDQFMSFQICHVERDYNTEADAQANLGIHLKTGEIQVECDMK; from the exons ATGGGGGATGAAAAGGATGCTTTTTATGTTGTGCGGAAGGGGGATGCAGTTGGAGTGTATAAAAGCATAAGTGATCTTCAATCTGTTCTTCGATCTTCT GTAAATGATCCTTCTGTAAGTGTGTTTAAAGGGTATGGTTTGTCTAGAGAAGCTGAGGAATATCTCTCGTCTCATGGACTTAAGAACGCTATTTATTCTATTGATGCCAGCGATGTGCAAGATGATCTTTTTGGCCAACTTATCACTTGCCCCTTTCGG GAACCTAATTCTTCTAAAGAGAAATCAGCTAGCAAGAACCATTCGGACAAAAGGCCACAG GATGTTATTGGATCAGCTTCATTTCCAGCCAATTCTCAGCTAAAGCATGCCAAATTAGATAATTTCCTCCAAGTTCCTCCAATTTCTTCTTATTGT CTTGACTTCCCATTTCATGTACAGTGTTCGTGTATTCTCGAGTTTGATGGTGCTTCAAAGGGCAATCCTGGACAAGCTGGTGCAGGGGCTGTGCTGCGGGCAGCAGATGGAAGCATG GTGTTTCGATTGCGTGAAGGTGTTGGTATTGCAACCAATAATGTTGCTGAATACCGAGGTGCCATTTTGGGATTAAAATATGCTCTTCAGAAAGGGTTCAAACATATACGCGTTCAAGGAGACTCTAAACTTGTTTGCATGCAG GTTCAGGGTCTATGGAGAACCAAAACACAGAACATGACTGAATTATGTAAGGTGGCTAAAGAGCTCAAGGATCAGTTTATGTCTTTCCAGATATGCCATGTTGAAAGA GATTACAACACTGAAGCTGATGCCCAAGCAAACTTAGGAATACATCTAAAAA CCGGTGAAATTCAAGTGGAATGTGACATGAAATAA